A single genomic interval of Spirosoma taeanense harbors:
- a CDS encoding outer membrane beta-barrel family protein, producing MNRNRLTRTGTGLLAALVTLQTFGQTTLNGAVRDGAGKPLPFASVALLNARDSSLAKGTASDQQGTYAFENVRAGQYIVRVSAVGYQKAHSNALDVATSPVAVPGMTLSEVTGKLAEVQVTAKKPFVEQQLDRTVVNVANSIVGSGSTALEVLEKSPGVTVDYQNDRLQLRGKEGVIVQIDGKQTYLSMQDVIALLRSMSSDNIETIELITNPSAKYDAAGNSGIINIRLKKNTNLGTNGTVSIAGGSGRFDRERGGLQLNHRTKKLNLFGNYSLNRGGSYWDFLLNRSQPDPSPDDAFRRNVVHQTSYLKFRDVGQNAKVGLDFSPSKTTTIGIVWTGFWSDHRERGPASTSFRRAEGAPVYLQTVTDKTYNVYSQNQIGNLNIQHSFGEKGGQLNADFDRGYFSREYDNSLLTKTLIASSDVSSPVEGLLITQPTTIDIQTMKVDYNRPLLKGWKLETGLKTARVETDNDLYLSSGPAGALVVDPLLSNRFQYTERIRAAYVSVSGKVFGKTDIQAGLRAEHTHSEGNSITLNQVVVRDYLKWFPSLFVSRPLSPNQTLTFSYSYRIDRPNYQRLNPARGYVDPFAYSEGNAYLKPQFTHAVEGKLSLKNGVFVSLGANYTTDLMFFTIHSVEGNKTYVTVENLGRSDGYTLTLSWPLTVMKGWQLQTNVLGYYNQFQYDYEGTVLQMQNVAGRLNGNNAFTLGHGWTAELNGWVSTPAVQGIWRSPWLGSLDAGVQKAMSSALKLKFSMQDLFHTNRFRPTVNVPSGYQRGVLTFDTRVALLNLTYTFGNQKLKSERQRRTGSDEEIRRTN from the coding sequence ATGAACAGGAACAGACTTACACGTACAGGTACAGGCTTGCTGGCTGCGCTGGTAACCCTGCAAACATTTGGTCAGACAACTCTGAACGGGGCGGTTCGCGACGGAGCCGGTAAGCCGTTACCCTTCGCCAGTGTGGCCCTGCTCAACGCCCGTGATTCAAGCCTGGCAAAAGGTACCGCCAGCGACCAGCAGGGAACCTATGCCTTCGAGAACGTACGGGCGGGACAGTATATCGTGCGGGTGTCGGCTGTTGGTTACCAGAAAGCGCACTCGAATGCACTGGACGTAGCAACCAGCCCGGTTGCCGTGCCCGGTATGACGCTGTCTGAAGTAACTGGAAAACTGGCCGAGGTGCAGGTAACGGCCAAAAAACCGTTCGTTGAGCAGCAGCTCGATCGTACGGTCGTCAACGTAGCGAACAGCATTGTCGGCAGCGGTAGCACGGCGCTGGAGGTGCTTGAAAAGTCGCCGGGTGTTACGGTCGACTACCAGAATGACCGGCTTCAGCTACGGGGGAAAGAGGGCGTTATCGTGCAGATTGACGGCAAGCAGACGTATCTCTCCATGCAGGATGTCATTGCTTTGCTGCGGAGTATGTCGAGCGACAACATCGAAACGATTGAACTGATCACGAACCCCTCGGCCAAATACGACGCAGCCGGTAACTCAGGCATTATTAACATCCGGCTGAAGAAGAATACAAACCTGGGAACGAACGGCACGGTGTCAATAGCCGGCGGGTCGGGGCGGTTTGATCGGGAACGGGGCGGCCTGCAACTGAACCACCGCACGAAGAAGCTGAACCTGTTCGGTAATTACAGCCTGAACCGGGGCGGCAGCTACTGGGACTTTCTGCTCAATCGCAGCCAGCCCGACCCCAGTCCGGACGACGCGTTCCGGCGGAACGTGGTGCATCAGACATCATATCTGAAGTTTCGGGACGTAGGACAGAACGCTAAAGTCGGGCTGGATTTTTCGCCTTCCAAAACGACCACCATCGGCATCGTCTGGACCGGCTTCTGGAGCGACCACCGCGAACGCGGACCGGCCAGCACCAGTTTCCGGCGGGCGGAAGGAGCCCCGGTTTATCTGCAGACGGTGACGGATAAGACGTATAACGTATACAGTCAGAACCAGATCGGGAATCTGAACATCCAGCATTCGTTCGGGGAGAAGGGCGGCCAGTTGAACGCCGATTTTGACCGGGGCTATTTCAGCCGTGAGTACGACAACAGTCTGCTGACTAAAACCCTGATTGCCAGCAGCGACGTCTCCTCGCCCGTGGAAGGGCTGTTGATAACGCAGCCTACGACGATAGACATTCAGACCATGAAGGTGGATTATAACCGGCCGTTGCTGAAAGGCTGGAAGCTGGAGACGGGGCTGAAAACGGCACGCGTAGAAACTGACAACGATTTATACCTGAGCAGCGGACCGGCGGGAGCCCTGGTGGTTGACCCGCTTTTGTCTAATCGGTTTCAGTACACCGAGCGGATCAGGGCTGCCTACGTGAGCGTGTCGGGAAAGGTATTTGGGAAAACTGATATACAGGCTGGTCTGCGGGCCGAACACACGCACTCGGAAGGGAACTCCATAACCCTGAATCAGGTCGTCGTCCGGGATTATCTGAAGTGGTTCCCGAGCCTGTTTGTATCGCGGCCCCTGTCGCCAAACCAGACGCTGACCTTTTCGTATAGTTACCGCATCGACCGGCCCAACTACCAGCGTCTCAATCCGGCGCGGGGTTACGTTGATCCCTTCGCCTACAGTGAGGGCAACGCTTATCTGAAGCCGCAGTTTACCCACGCGGTGGAGGGCAAGCTAAGCCTGAAGAATGGGGTGTTTGTCTCGCTGGGGGCTAACTACACAACCGATCTGATGTTCTTTACCATTCATTCGGTAGAGGGCAACAAAACCTACGTAACCGTGGAGAACCTGGGTCGTTCGGACGGGTATACGCTAACACTCAGCTGGCCCCTGACCGTGATGAAAGGCTGGCAATTGCAAACGAACGTACTGGGGTACTACAATCAGTTTCAGTACGATTACGAAGGAACAGTGTTGCAGATGCAGAACGTTGCCGGTCGGCTTAATGGCAACAACGCCTTTACGCTGGGCCACGGCTGGACGGCCGAGCTGAACGGCTGGGTCAGCACCCCCGCCGTTCAGGGCATCTGGCGGTCGCCCTGGCTGGGATCGCTGGATGCGGGGGTGCAGAAAGCGATGTCGTCGGCCTTAAAGTTAAAGTTCAGCATGCAGGACCTGTTCCATACCAACCGCTTCCGTCCGACCGTAAATGTGCCCAGCGGCTATCAGCGGGGTGTGCTGACGTTCGATACGCGCGTCGCGCTGCTGAATCTGACCTATACCTTCGGCAATCAGAAGCTGAAAAGCGAGCGGCAACGGCGTACCGGCTCCGACGAAGAAATTCGGCGGACGAATTAA
- the ggt gene encoding gamma-glutamyltransferase has product MRRIRIDYVIGLLALTAIQLYGQSTGKGDRITGPNFVTRSPTLGQRGMVATSHPLATQIGLDVLKQGGTAVDAAIAANAALGVVEPNNGGIGGDLFAIVWSAKDRKLYGLNASGRSPKGLSYDALRTVLGKRTQLPLYGPLSVSVPGAVDGWFELHRRFGKTPMRNLLAPSIRYAREGAPVPQVIAYSWQVAARRLAGSLADIGEFDNFRRTFLIDGKAPVEGQIFRNPDLAATYERLAEEGRDAFYKGSLADVMDRYARRAGLYLRKADLAAHRSNWVEPVSVNYRGYDVFELPPNGQGIAVLQMLNILEGYDLKKLGHNSADYLHLLVEAKKLAFEDRARYYSDPDFGKIPLDWLLSKEYGTQRRKLIDPVKASEHLDAGEPALRAGDTVYLTVADDQGNMVSLIQSNMLEFGSGMVPDGLGFVFHNRGTSFTMQPGHANVYAPGKRPFTTIIPGFVLKNGEPFLSFGVMGGAMQPQGHLQVLCNIIDFGMNVQEAGDAARFSHSGSSEPVGTLMNDGGRLALESGIAKEVRAELERRGHHLAETDFFGGYQAIQWDAVNRIYWGATEMRKDGQAAGY; this is encoded by the coding sequence ATGAGACGCATTCGAATAGATTATGTAATCGGCTTACTGGCGCTGACGGCTATTCAGCTATACGGACAGTCGACCGGTAAGGGCGACCGCATTACCGGCCCGAATTTCGTAACCCGCAGCCCAACGCTGGGGCAACGTGGCATGGTCGCGACCAGCCATCCACTGGCTACGCAGATTGGCCTGGACGTTCTGAAACAGGGCGGAACGGCCGTTGATGCCGCCATTGCCGCCAATGCCGCGCTGGGCGTCGTAGAGCCCAACAACGGCGGCATCGGTGGCGATTTGTTTGCTATCGTGTGGTCGGCTAAAGACCGGAAGCTGTATGGTCTTAACGCCAGTGGCCGTTCGCCCAAAGGGTTGAGCTACGATGCCCTGCGAACCGTTCTGGGGAAGCGGACCCAGCTTCCGCTCTACGGCCCGCTGTCGGTTTCCGTGCCAGGCGCGGTCGATGGCTGGTTTGAGCTGCATCGCCGGTTTGGCAAAACGCCCATGCGGAATCTGCTCGCACCCAGCATTCGGTACGCGCGGGAAGGGGCTCCCGTTCCGCAGGTCATTGCCTATTCCTGGCAGGTGGCCGCCAGGCGGCTGGCGGGCAGTCTGGCCGATATAGGTGAGTTCGATAATTTTCGCCGGACGTTTCTCATCGACGGAAAAGCACCCGTAGAAGGGCAGATCTTTCGCAATCCGGATCTGGCGGCTACGTATGAGAGACTTGCCGAGGAGGGGCGGGATGCTTTCTACAAGGGCTCCCTGGCTGATGTAATGGACCGGTACGCCCGCCGGGCGGGGCTGTACCTACGGAAGGCCGATCTGGCGGCTCACAGAAGCAACTGGGTCGAGCCGGTATCGGTCAACTATCGCGGCTACGACGTGTTTGAACTGCCGCCAAACGGACAGGGCATTGCCGTGCTACAGATGCTCAACATTCTGGAAGGTTACGACCTGAAAAAGCTGGGACACAACAGCGCCGATTACCTGCATCTGCTGGTCGAAGCCAAGAAACTGGCTTTCGAAGACCGTGCCCGGTACTACTCGGACCCCGATTTTGGTAAGATTCCGCTGGATTGGCTGCTGTCGAAGGAATACGGCACGCAGCGCCGGAAGCTGATCGATCCTGTCAAAGCGTCCGAACACCTCGATGCCGGAGAGCCCGCCCTGCGTGCGGGCGATACGGTCTACCTGACTGTTGCCGACGATCAGGGAAATATGGTCTCCCTGATTCAAAGCAATATGCTTGAGTTTGGCAGCGGTATGGTGCCCGATGGCCTGGGGTTTGTTTTCCATAACCGGGGGACCAGCTTTACGATGCAGCCGGGCCACGCCAACGTCTACGCGCCCGGCAAGCGGCCCTTTACAACCATCATTCCGGGTTTTGTGCTTAAAAATGGGGAGCCATTTCTGAGCTTCGGCGTAATGGGTGGGGCCATGCAGCCGCAGGGGCATCTGCAGGTGCTGTGTAACATCATTGACTTCGGGATGAACGTACAGGAAGCAGGCGATGCGGCCCGGTTCAGCCATTCGGGCAGCAGTGAACCCGTAGGAACACTTATGAATGATGGGGGGCGGCTGGCGCTGGAAAGCGGTATCGCCAAAGAGGTTCGCGCCGAACTCGAACGCCGGGGACATCATCTGGCCGAAACCGATTTCTTCGGCGGCTACCAGGCCATTCAGTGGGATGCCGTCAACCGAATTTACTGGGGCGCTACCGAAATGCGTAAAGACGGCCAGGCCGCCGGGTACTGA
- a CDS encoding DUF3244 domain-containing protein: protein MKTFHLTPSQRALIGRALIAGFALASPSLYAQTFTGPDVIAEAPASLRAVAYPILNRSAVKLHFENQSHTSVQIQILDEKKKVIYQDLIHAPKYAGRFDVSALPYGFYTIELKTHLARVTQTFRIEPPSSGRIVMTHDTTEGARLAVKH, encoded by the coding sequence ATGAAAACGTTCCACCTTACCCCAAGCCAGCGCGCCCTGATCGGCCGCGCTCTGATTGCTGGTTTCGCACTGGCGTCGCCTTCTTTATACGCCCAGACGTTTACCGGGCCGGATGTAATTGCCGAAGCGCCAGCCAGCCTGCGTGCGGTTGCTTATCCAATTCTAAACCGGTCGGCAGTTAAGCTTCATTTCGAAAACCAGTCGCATACGTCGGTACAGATTCAAATTCTGGACGAAAAGAAAAAAGTGATCTACCAGGATTTGATTCACGCGCCAAAGTACGCCGGGCGGTTTGATGTTTCGGCTCTGCCCTACGGTTTTTATACAATCGAGCTGAAGACGCATCTCGCCCGGGTTACGCAGACGTTCCGAATCGAGCCTCCTTCGTCTGGCCGGATTGTCATGACCCATGACACAACCGAAGGAGCCAGACTCGCGGTAAAGCATTAA